One Sphingomicrobium sp. XHP0239 DNA segment encodes these proteins:
- a CDS encoding copper-binding protein, translating to MILLAAPLALAACDAADDSSETMMSDDMANSDSMPMSGEMPMAEETGGEQSASAEGTVTAIDSEAGTVTIEHGPVESIGWPAMTMTFEADAQILEQVSVGEGIAFEFRTGTEGSVVTSVTPR from the coding sequence ATGATCCTGCTCGCGGCACCGCTGGCGCTTGCAGCCTGCGACGCTGCAGACGACAGCTCAGAGACCATGATGTCAGACGACATGGCGAACTCGGACAGCATGCCCATGTCAGGCGAAATGCCGATGGCGGAGGAGACCGGCGGCGAGCAGAGCGCCAGCGCGGAGGGAACGGTTACAGCCATCGATTCCGAGGCGGGCACGGTGACCATCGAGCATGGTCCGGTCGAAAGTATCGGATGGCCCGCGATGACCATGACCTTCGAAGCCGACGCGCAAATCCTCGAACAGGTCAGTGTCGGTGAGGGAATAGCCTTTGAATTTCGTACTGGAACCGAAGGCAGCGTCGTTACCTCGGTAACGCCGCGATAG
- a CDS encoding efflux RND transporter permease subunit, with protein sequence MIARIIDASIANRLFIVLAAVAVTLAGFWAVRTTPVDALPDLTDVQVVVRSNYPGQAPRIVEEQVTYPLATTMLSVPGAKTVRGYSMFGDSYVYIIFEDGTDLYWARSRVLEYLNQVQNRLPDGVTSTLGPDATGVGWIYEYALVDRTGGHDLAGLRSLQDWFLRYELKTIPGIAEVASVGGMVKQYQVVLEPYRMASLGVTHAEIVSAIQAANQEAGGSIVEMGEAEYMVRASGYLGDLEDFRQIPLRTASGGIPVTLGDVATIQVGPELRRGIAELNGEGEVAGGIIVLRQGADARSAIQAVELKLDDLQASLPEGVEIVTTYDRSQLIDASIENLTTKLIEEFIVVALVCALFLWHARSALVAIITLPLGVLAAFIVMRIQGVNANIMSLGGIAIAVGAMVDAAVVMIENAHKHLERWEHENPDTALAVKERWRIIADASKEVGPALFFSLLIITLSFLPVFTLQAQEGRLFAPLAFTKTYAMAAAAILSVTLVPVMMGWLIRGKIPSEDSNFLNRWLTKIYRPGLDWVMRRPKATLVIAALIFLTTAIPFTRLGGEFLPPLDEGDLLYMPSALPGLSPGEASALLQRTDRLIKSVPEVETVFGKAGRADTATDPAPLTMFETTIRFKPREEWREGMTPDLLVEELDRVVQVPGLANVWVPPIRNRIDMLATGIKSPIGVKVSGDDLDQLERVALDVERIAKTVPGVSSALAERLSGGRYVDVDIDRMAAARYGLNIADIQQIVSGAVGGANVARTVEGLARYPINVRYPREIRDSVEELRALPVLTPSGQQITLGTVARIAVSDGPPMLKSEQGRLTSYIYVDVRGRDLTSVVADLQEVVAAGVDLPAGVSLSYAGQFEYLTRAYERLKVVVPATLAIIFLLLYLIFRRWDEALLIMGTLPFALTGGYWLLYLMGYNQSVATAVGFIALAGVSAEFGVVMLIYLKAALERRRGDLSAEEVDEAIREGALLRVRPKAMTVAVILAGLFPILIGTGAGSEVMSRIAAPMVGGMITAPLLSMFLLPAAYLLLRRPRPEKPANPQGEEECVPQPT encoded by the coding sequence ATGATTGCTCGGATAATCGATGCCTCGATCGCCAACCGCCTGTTTATCGTTCTCGCCGCCGTCGCGGTAACGCTGGCCGGTTTCTGGGCGGTGCGCACGACGCCGGTCGACGCGTTGCCCGATCTGACCGATGTGCAGGTTGTGGTCCGGTCAAACTATCCGGGTCAGGCCCCCCGGATCGTCGAGGAACAGGTCACCTATCCCCTGGCAACGACCATGCTCTCGGTGCCGGGGGCGAAAACCGTCCGTGGCTATTCGATGTTCGGTGACAGCTATGTCTATATCATCTTCGAGGACGGTACCGACCTCTACTGGGCACGCTCGCGCGTGCTCGAATATCTCAACCAGGTGCAGAACCGCCTGCCCGATGGCGTCACGAGCACGCTTGGGCCCGATGCAACCGGTGTGGGGTGGATCTACGAATATGCGCTCGTCGACCGGACCGGCGGGCACGACCTTGCCGGACTGCGCAGCCTGCAGGACTGGTTCCTGCGCTACGAGCTCAAGACGATTCCCGGCATTGCCGAGGTCGCCAGCGTCGGCGGAATGGTCAAGCAATACCAGGTCGTGCTGGAACCTTACCGGATGGCATCGCTCGGCGTGACTCACGCCGAGATCGTGAGCGCAATCCAGGCCGCCAACCAGGAAGCGGGCGGCTCGATCGTCGAGATGGGCGAAGCCGAATATATGGTGCGTGCCTCGGGCTATCTCGGCGACCTCGAGGATTTTCGGCAGATTCCACTACGCACTGCGAGCGGCGGCATTCCGGTCACGCTTGGCGACGTAGCGACAATCCAGGTAGGCCCCGAGCTGCGCCGTGGCATCGCCGAGCTCAATGGCGAAGGCGAGGTTGCCGGGGGCATCATCGTTCTGCGCCAGGGCGCGGATGCGCGAAGCGCGATCCAAGCCGTGGAACTCAAACTCGACGACTTGCAGGCAAGCCTTCCCGAAGGCGTCGAGATCGTCACGACCTACGATCGCTCTCAGCTCATCGATGCGTCTATAGAGAACCTCACCACGAAGCTCATCGAAGAGTTTATCGTCGTGGCGCTCGTATGCGCGCTGTTCCTCTGGCACGCGCGTTCGGCACTTGTCGCCATCATCACCCTGCCTTTGGGCGTGCTCGCGGCCTTCATCGTGATGCGCATCCAGGGCGTCAATGCCAACATCATGTCGCTGGGTGGAATAGCCATCGCGGTCGGTGCGATGGTCGATGCCGCCGTCGTCATGATTGAGAACGCGCACAAGCATCTCGAGCGATGGGAACACGAGAATCCCGATACCGCGCTCGCGGTGAAGGAACGCTGGCGGATCATCGCCGATGCATCGAAGGAAGTGGGACCGGCGTTGTTCTTCAGTCTGCTGATCATTACGCTGTCGTTCCTACCGGTCTTCACCCTGCAGGCGCAGGAAGGGCGGTTGTTCGCTCCGCTCGCTTTCACCAAGACCTATGCCATGGCGGCCGCGGCCATTCTGTCGGTAACGCTGGTGCCGGTAATGATGGGATGGCTGATCCGTGGCAAGATCCCTTCGGAGGATTCCAATTTTCTCAACCGCTGGCTGACGAAAATCTATCGTCCGGGGCTCGACTGGGTCATGCGGCGCCCAAAGGCAACGCTGGTGATCGCGGCGCTGATCTTCCTGACCACCGCGATCCCCTTCACCCGGCTTGGCGGCGAGTTCCTCCCGCCGCTCGATGAAGGCGATTTGCTTTATATGCCGAGCGCGCTGCCCGGCCTTTCCCCCGGCGAGGCTTCGGCGCTGCTGCAGCGCACCGATCGCCTGATCAAGTCGGTCCCCGAGGTGGAAACGGTGTTCGGCAAGGCGGGGCGCGCCGATACAGCGACGGATCCGGCTCCCCTGACGATGTTCGAAACGACGATCCGCTTCAAGCCGCGCGAGGAGTGGCGCGAGGGAATGACGCCCGATCTGCTGGTCGAGGAACTTGACCGGGTCGTTCAGGTGCCGGGCCTCGCCAATGTCTGGGTGCCGCCGATCCGCAACCGGATCGACATGCTCGCGACCGGGATCAAGAGCCCGATCGGGGTCAAGGTTTCAGGCGACGATCTCGATCAACTCGAACGCGTTGCACTCGATGTGGAGCGTATCGCCAAGACCGTGCCTGGCGTGAGTTCCGCCCTGGCGGAGCGCCTGTCGGGCGGTCGCTATGTCGATGTCGATATCGACCGGATGGCGGCCGCGCGATACGGGCTCAACATTGCCGACATCCAGCAGATCGTCTCTGGTGCAGTTGGCGGTGCCAATGTCGCACGGACCGTCGAGGGGCTGGCGCGCTATCCGATCAATGTGCGCTATCCCCGCGAAATCAGGGACAGCGTCGAGGAACTCAGGGCCTTGCCGGTTCTGACGCCGTCCGGCCAACAGATCACGCTTGGCACTGTCGCCCGTATCGCCGTCAGCGACGGTCCGCCCATGCTCAAGAGCGAACAGGGCCGACTGACCAGCTACATCTACGTCGACGTCCGGGGCCGCGATCTTACTTCGGTGGTCGCCGATCTGCAGGAGGTCGTCGCCGCGGGTGTCGATCTTCCTGCCGGCGTCAGCCTGTCCTATGCGGGCCAGTTCGAATATCTGACGCGCGCCTATGAGCGACTGAAGGTCGTGGTTCCCGCGACGCTTGCGATCATTTTCCTGCTGCTCTATCTCATTTTCCGGCGCTGGGACGAAGCCTTGCTGATCATGGGCACGCTGCCCTTCGCGCTGACGGGCGGATACTGGTTGCTCTATCTGATGGGCTACAACCAGTCGGTGGCGACTGCGGTCGGTTTCATCGCGCTTGCCGGCGTCTCCGCCGAATTCGGCGTAGTGATGCTGATTTACCTGAAAGCCGCACTGGAGCGGCGACGCGGTGATCTGAGCGCCGAAGAAGTAGACGAGGCCATCCGGGAAGGCGCGCTCCTGCGCGTGCGGCCCAAGGCGATGACCGTCGCAGTCATCCTTGCGGGTCTCTTTCCGATCCTGATCGGCACCGGCGCGGGCTCGGAAGTCATGAGCCGCATCGCCGCGCCGATGGTTGGCGGCATGATCACCGCCCCGCTCCTGTCCATGTTCCTGCTTCCCGCCGCCTATCTGTTGTTGCGGCGCCCCCGTCCGGAAAAACCGGCCAACCCTCAAGGAGAAGAAGAGTGCGTACCCCAACCTACATGA
- a CDS encoding heavy metal translocating P-type ATPase, with the protein MSDGHNAIEGMATDPVCGMSVKMDGARFVDRHEGGDHYFCSSRCLDKFRADPEMYLSKAHLDAVEDVPEGTIYTCPMHPEIRQPGPGSCPICGMALEPETVTLNEGPDPELVDMRRRFWWSALFTLPLFAYAMGDMIPSRPFDQVIEPAIAQWLQLLLATPVVLWGGWPFFTRALQSVRTMNLNMFTLIGFGVAIAYLFSLVATLAPEIFPEAFRDHAGRVGVYYEAAAVITTLVLLGQVLELKARGSTSSALRALLELAPPTAMKIFGRGDEREVPLDELTSGDLLRVRPGDKVPVDGTLEDGSSAIDESMISGEPIPVKKSAGDPVIGGTVNQTGSFTMRATQVGADTMLSKIVQMVAEAQRSRAPIQRLADQVTGWFVPIVVLVAIVSFVVWAIWGPAPALAYALVNAVAVLIIACPCALGLATPMSIMTGTGKGAQHGILIKNAEALETLEKIDTLVVDKTGTLTRGKPDLVDVKPQPNFDEQELLSLVAAVERGSEHPLAHAIVEGAQNRGAAILDASDIESVTGEGIQANVDKRLVAIGNEKMMERIGALEEGWRSTADEGRSLGQTVMFVAVDGAPAGLIAVADPIKATSRTAIAALHERGIKIVMLTGDSEATARAVASQVGIDEVEANVSPEDKHRKIEQLKSDGRRVAMAGDGINDAPALAASHVGIAMGTGTDVAIESAGVTLVRGDLVGVVQALVLSRATMRNIRQNLFFAFAYNALGIPVAAGVLYPWTGLLLNPMIAAAAMSLSSVSVIGNALRLRGLALPKFDT; encoded by the coding sequence ATGAGCGATGGGCACAATGCAATCGAGGGTATGGCGACCGACCCCGTTTGCGGAATGAGCGTGAAGATGGACGGCGCCCGCTTCGTCGATCGACACGAGGGTGGCGACCATTACTTCTGCTCCTCGCGCTGCCTCGACAAGTTCCGCGCGGATCCGGAGATGTATCTTTCGAAGGCGCACCTCGATGCTGTCGAGGATGTCCCGGAAGGTACGATATACACCTGTCCGATGCATCCGGAGATCCGGCAGCCGGGGCCGGGCTCTTGCCCGATATGCGGGATGGCCCTCGAACCCGAAACGGTCACTCTGAACGAGGGCCCCGATCCCGAACTCGTCGACATGCGGCGAAGGTTCTGGTGGAGCGCGCTCTTCACGCTGCCGCTCTTCGCCTATGCGATGGGCGACATGATCCCGTCGCGACCGTTCGATCAGGTCATCGAACCCGCTATCGCGCAGTGGCTGCAGCTCCTGCTGGCAACTCCGGTGGTGCTTTGGGGCGGCTGGCCCTTCTTCACCCGCGCGCTGCAATCGGTCCGGACCATGAACCTCAACATGTTCACCCTGATTGGCTTCGGCGTCGCCATCGCCTATCTGTTCAGCCTTGTGGCAACCCTCGCCCCGGAAATCTTTCCCGAGGCATTCCGCGATCATGCGGGCCGGGTCGGCGTCTATTACGAGGCCGCAGCGGTTATCACGACCCTCGTGCTGCTCGGGCAGGTGCTCGAGCTCAAGGCGCGCGGATCGACATCGAGCGCCTTGCGAGCGCTTCTCGAACTCGCACCCCCGACCGCGATGAAGATCTTCGGTCGCGGGGACGAGCGCGAAGTACCGCTCGATGAATTGACGTCGGGGGACCTGCTGCGCGTGCGTCCGGGCGACAAGGTCCCCGTCGATGGCACGCTCGAGGATGGAAGCAGTGCCATCGACGAATCCATGATCAGTGGCGAACCCATTCCCGTCAAGAAAAGCGCGGGCGATCCCGTGATCGGGGGCACCGTAAACCAGACCGGCAGCTTCACCATGCGCGCGACGCAGGTCGGCGCGGACACCATGCTCTCGAAGATCGTGCAGATGGTCGCGGAGGCCCAGCGCAGCCGGGCACCGATCCAGCGGCTCGCCGACCAGGTCACCGGATGGTTCGTACCCATCGTCGTCCTTGTCGCTATCGTGAGTTTTGTCGTCTGGGCCATCTGGGGACCGGCACCGGCCCTTGCCTACGCGCTCGTCAACGCGGTCGCCGTTCTGATCATCGCGTGTCCCTGCGCGCTCGGACTGGCGACGCCGATGTCGATCATGACCGGTACCGGCAAGGGCGCGCAGCACGGGATCCTGATCAAGAACGCCGAAGCGCTCGAAACGCTGGAAAAGATCGATACGCTGGTCGTCGACAAGACCGGAACGCTGACCCGGGGCAAGCCTGATCTTGTCGACGTAAAACCGCAGCCAAATTTCGACGAGCAGGAATTGCTGAGCCTTGTCGCTGCCGTTGAGAGAGGAAGCGAGCATCCGCTCGCCCACGCGATCGTGGAAGGGGCTCAAAACAGGGGCGCTGCCATTCTCGACGCTTCCGATATCGAATCCGTGACCGGCGAAGGTATCCAGGCAAATGTCGACAAGCGCCTGGTCGCGATCGGGAATGAAAAGATGATGGAGCGTATAGGGGCGCTCGAAGAAGGCTGGCGGTCAACGGCGGACGAAGGCCGAAGCCTCGGACAGACGGTGATGTTCGTGGCCGTGGACGGGGCACCGGCAGGCCTTATCGCGGTCGCCGATCCGATCAAGGCAACCAGCCGCACCGCTATTGCCGCGTTGCATGAGCGCGGCATCAAGATCGTGATGCTTACCGGCGACAGCGAAGCCACCGCGCGTGCGGTAGCAAGCCAGGTCGGTATCGACGAAGTCGAAGCGAACGTCTCGCCCGAGGACAAACATCGCAAGATCGAGCAGTTGAAGAGCGATGGTCGCCGGGTCGCTATGGCCGGCGACGGCATAAACGACGCACCCGCGCTTGCCGCTTCGCATGTCGGCATCGCGATGGGAACGGGTACCGATGTCGCGATCGAAAGCGCGGGCGTGACATTGGTGCGCGGCGACCTCGTCGGCGTTGTTCAGGCGCTCGTCCTGTCTCGGGCCACTATGCGCAACATCAGGCAGAACCTGTTCTTTGCCTTTGCGTATAATGCGCTCGGAATTCCGGTCGCTGCAGGTGTCCTCTATCCATGGACCGGGTTGCTTTTGAACCCGATGATCGCGGCCGCAGCGATGAGCCTGTCTTCGGTATCGGTGATCGGCAACGCCCTGCGCCTGCGCGGCCTCGCTCTTCCCAAATTCGATACCTGA
- a CDS encoding multicopper oxidase family protein, with protein MPGIDRPDFKDRRDFIKSAGLAATGFAALPLLGCGTQSRMSLDQGGESNPLAIPRLQAGTIERGERVFRLSLTPGEKEFVPGTASPTIGIDASYLGPTLEMRRGEQVRFHIDNKLAEDATVHWHGFELPATADGGPHQLIRPGERWSPSFEIRQRASLYWYHSHLHRRAGPQVYAGLAAPIYVRDEEEDRLDLPSRYGVDDIPLVVQDRVIDGAGRLVYPLDMHSRMMGVMGERIYVNGTANAVFEAAAGPLRLRLLNGSNARFYTFSLEGDRPMQLIASDGGLLAAPSEVRSLTLAPGERAQVIVDLSEGRPLRLIASSPANAMGMMGGQGGGMMGGGMMGNRADRERQGRTFSILDMRPSGASTPVMLPPTLAALAAPDPSLAVRSRRFVLDMGMMGRGMSINGETMDMDVINQRVPVGQWEIWEIANASMMAHPFHIHNVQFRLLDRDGRPPRAEEAGFKDTVIVNPREQVRLLLRFEENTDPDTPYMYHCHILEHEDAGMMGQFVVMAN; from the coding sequence ATGCCAGGTATCGACAGGCCCGACTTTAAGGATCGCCGCGACTTCATCAAGAGCGCCGGCCTCGCGGCGACGGGTTTCGCCGCGCTGCCGCTGCTGGGTTGCGGTACGCAAAGCAGGATGTCGCTCGATCAGGGAGGCGAAAGCAATCCTCTTGCCATACCTCGGCTACAGGCAGGAACGATCGAACGGGGCGAGCGTGTCTTTCGCCTGTCCCTGACACCGGGCGAGAAAGAATTCGTGCCCGGCACGGCGTCACCGACGATCGGTATCGACGCATCCTATCTCGGCCCGACCCTCGAAATGCGCCGCGGCGAACAGGTTCGCTTTCACATCGACAACAAGCTTGCCGAAGATGCGACCGTTCACTGGCATGGTTTCGAACTTCCCGCCACAGCGGATGGCGGGCCGCACCAGCTCATACGGCCCGGTGAGCGCTGGAGCCCGTCCTTCGAAATACGCCAGCGCGCTTCGTTATACTGGTATCATTCGCATCTGCATCGCCGGGCCGGACCACAGGTCTATGCCGGACTTGCTGCCCCGATCTACGTGCGCGACGAGGAAGAGGATCGCCTCGATCTGCCGAGCCGGTACGGTGTAGATGACATACCGCTCGTCGTGCAGGATCGCGTGATCGACGGCGCGGGTCGCCTTGTTTACCCGCTCGATATGCACTCGCGGATGATGGGGGTGATGGGTGAGCGCATCTATGTGAACGGAACGGCCAATGCCGTTTTCGAGGCCGCCGCCGGTCCGCTGCGCCTGCGGCTTCTCAATGGATCGAATGCGCGGTTCTACACCTTCTCGCTCGAAGGTGATCGTCCGATGCAACTCATCGCAAGCGATGGCGGCCTGCTTGCCGCGCCAAGCGAGGTTCGCAGTCTTACCCTTGCCCCAGGCGAACGCGCACAAGTGATCGTCGATCTTTCCGAAGGGCGCCCGCTCCGGCTGATTGCCAGCAGCCCTGCTAACGCCATGGGCATGATGGGCGGGCAAGGCGGGGGTATGATGGGCGGCGGAATGATGGGAAACCGGGCCGATCGCGAGAGGCAGGGGCGCACGTTTTCGATCCTCGATATGCGCCCCTCAGGCGCGTCAACTCCAGTAATGCTCCCGCCCACTCTGGCCGCGCTTGCTGCGCCAGACCCCTCACTCGCCGTTCGCAGCCGCCGTTTCGTGCTCGATATGGGCATGATGGGCCGGGGCATGTCGATTAACGGCGAAACCATGGACATGGACGTCATCAATCAGCGCGTACCGGTGGGTCAGTGGGAAATATGGGAAATCGCCAACGCATCGATGATGGCCCATCCCTTTCATATTCATAACGTGCAGTTCCGCTTGCTCGACCGGGACGGTCGGCCTCCGCGGGCGGAAGAGGCGGGATTCAAGGACACCGTAATCGTCAACCCGCGTGAACAGGTCAGGCTGCTGTTACGGTTCGAAGAAAATACCGATCCCGACACTCCCTACATGTATCACTGCCATATCCTCGAGCACGAGGACGCAGGCATGATGGGGCAGTTCGTGGTGATGGCCAATTAG